The sequence CCTCCCCGGCGGCACCCCGGTGTTCACCACCGGGGACGGCGCGGGCAGCGGCCCCACGGAGTAGGTCAGCGGCCCGGCTGGCGCCTACTGCGTGAGGCGCCAGAGGGCCTGCAGGTCCGCGGGGAGGTTGCTCGCGACCTTGTCCGCCTCGCCTTCCGTAATCTGGTCCTGGAAGGCGCGCAGCACCGCGCGGATCACCACCTCCGCCTTCTCCACGGGCATCTGGAGGTCGTCCGCGACGGTCGCGACCATCTCCTCGCGGCCGAAGCGGTGGGGGCGCGGGGGGCGCTCGTCCGGGGGCGGCAGGAACTCCACCAGCATCCGGGGCAGCTGGGCCTCCAGGTTGCGCGCCCCGTTGGGCATGAGCCGCCGCTCCAGCGCGCTCAGCACCGACACGGCGGCGCACTCGGCGAGCGCGGGGGGCAGGGCGCTCAGGTCGCACAGGTGGTGGAGGAACGCCGCGTAGGTGGCACGGACGTGGGCTTCGTGGCGCCGCGCGTGGCGCTCCTGCTTCTCGGTGTCGGTTTCGTGGGCCTGGGCCATGGGCACACCTCGGGCGAAAGGGGGGACGGGACCTCCCGGAAGGTGGGCACCGGAACCCCGCTCAGCGCCGGGCAGGCAGGCGGGCCCCACCCCCAGACGCCCCACCCCCGCCCGGCCGCCGGGGGAATCTTCAAGAAATGCCGGGGGTTACTGAACACGTGTCCAGACCTCCGAACGGAGGGGGACCTGGCGGAGCCGGGCGTGAACCGGGCATGTCAGACCCCTCGCGTAGAAATGATCGCGTGAGCCACTCGACCCCGCCATCGTCTCCGTCGCGAGTCCTGGAGCAGCGCAACCTCCTGGGAGGCCTGGACCTCCTGCCCGTGATGAGCCGGGGCAAGCGCGCGCGTCAGTTCCACGTGCCCACGGAGAAGAAGCTGGGGTTCGCGGCCGCGCTGGCGCTGGTGGTGGAGCACGGGCGGGAGAAGGCCAAGGAGACGGGCACCACGTCCATGACGCGCTGCCCGCGCTGCGGCCACGTGGGGCCCACGGAGCAGGACTTCGGCTTCCGCATCATGAGCCGGGGCCAGCGCCGTCCGCAGTCCTGGTGCCGAGGCTGCCGCGGCCAGCACCTGGAGCCGGTGAACGCCTCCCAGCCCCGCCCCGAGGACGGCTGGCTGTTCCCGCCGGAGCCCGCGACCAAGCAGAAGGCCAAGGCGAAGACGGCGGGCAAGTCCGGCAAGCCCAAGGCGAAGAAGCGCGCCCGCCGCGACAACGAAGACCTCACCTGAGCCAGGCGTTCCCCTCTTGGTACCGGCCGCATCCGGCGTGATTCCCGCTCTGCGGGACACCGCCGCCCGCGTGCCCCCTGTCATCCCGCGCCACCGGGCGCCCGCGTCCCGGATGCTCCTGGAGCGTCCCCTGTCCCGCCCGTCGCCAGGGATGGCATCACTCCGCCGGGGTCCCTACCTCCATCTCAAAGGAGGACTTCATGTCCGTGCGGACCCGAGTGGCAGGTATCAAGAACAAGCGACGCGTGGATCCCCATGCGGCCCAGGCCAGCGTGCAGGCCAGCAATGGGCGCAAGACGCTGCCTCATGACGAGGCGTTGGCGCAGATGATGGAGAAGGCCTTGAAGCGCGTGACGCTCGGCCCGGCCGCCAGCGACCACGGCCCCCGGCGCAACAACCGGGGCACGGGGCTGCGGGGGCGCAAGAAGGCCCCCAGCCAGATGCACATCAAGCGCGCGGGCGGCCCGCGCGACCGCTCCCGGCTGCACGGGGGCTAGAGCGCGGATGCCTCGGAAATGACGACGCCCCGCGTGGGAGGCGAGAACGCCTTCCACCGCGGGGCGCGGTGCGTCTGGCGGGCTTTGAGGCGCGCCGGTCAGTAACCGACGTAGCCGCTGCCGCTGTTGAGACCCTGGATGCCGGGGACGTTGGACACGGAGCCGTAGCGGGCGATGGAGTAGCGGACGCCCGCGATGATGTTGTCCACCGGGTTGCGGATGTTGTCGTGGCCCGGGAGCTTGTAGGCGTCGAACGTCGGCTGGATGGTCTGCATCAGTCCGATGGACGGCGTGCCCTTCTGGGCGTTGGAGTCCCAGTTGTTGATGGCGTTCGGGTTCCCGCTGGACTCGTGCTGGATGATCTTCGCGATGTCCTGGGGGTTCATCTTGTCCGTCGGGACGCCGTTGGCCTTGAGGATGTCCATGGCCTGCTTGATCCAGTCACCGACCTGGCCCGGGGGCACGTCACCCACGGCCTGCGAGCCCTGCGTCTGCTGCGTCCCGCCCGTCAGGTTGGGCCCGTTGGAGGTGCCCTGCGCCTGGAACTCGTCCTTGCTGCCCG comes from Corallococcus macrosporus and encodes:
- a CDS encoding DUF2267 domain-containing protein, producing the protein MAQAHETDTEKQERHARRHEAHVRATYAAFLHHLCDLSALPPALAECAAVSVLSALERRLMPNGARNLEAQLPRMLVEFLPPPDERPPRPHRFGREEMVATVADDLQMPVEKAEVVIRAVLRAFQDQITEGEADKVASNLPADLQALWRLTQ
- a CDS encoding transglycosylase SLT domain-containing protein, giving the protein MDYKIKSGDTLSALAKRYNTDVDSLVKANPNITNKDLIYAGATLNIPGSKDEFQAQGTSNGPNLTGGTQQTQGSQAVGDVPPGQVGDWIKQAMDILKANGVPTDKMNPQDIAKIIQHESSGNPNAINNWDSNAQKGTPSIGLMQTIQPTFDAYKLPGHDNIRNPVDNIIAGVRYSIARYGSVSNVPGIQGLNSGSGYVGY